A region from the Metopolophium dirhodum isolate CAU chromosome 9, ASM1992520v1, whole genome shotgun sequence genome encodes:
- the LOC132952613 gene encoding rho GTPase-activating protein 12-like, with amino-acid sequence MDISDTKVRVLYDFEYKTRENKCVSIKEGEKLLLLKKTNDDWWQVIRSSGQPFYVPATFVKEIPRAPSRPSLSKGEEKIIVEKPQVLKRTIFEKPLTPSYENIPLENTTVLSVNDLNVNDVISDIKRVDIQNENNILSPVLNRKNKTVVTVNQENSGYCQVNIKKCDIKEQLSLQLSSSLEELAQEIELKSLPLNKNTLTYEPSKVQNLLENIRKPAVISIQNLKTIENPDIGSNGQIPKNKLCYTGSFKTKHERDKWAKNIMTNENIIEENKPDDEESVMISDSVLSKSISTPDAHSTSADLTGGSTDSLLDGDSLGITDSDQDSLRLHGSRKRTSLARNRRVDSYSKRYPIRNSSPPILDVTPGHGEPFERTWSSPKHRTVDEDKISGHSSAGTINSGSQSQSSSPLAELDEEYEPNDNTPPLKTKVKPISETPVGWIMQADPTSGLPCFVNQSTGAKWLSSKDFKGRSYYYEENSKESSWTLPETSNSNASNASPSSLKVDLEDSSSSLKSNKSNSEKNDSSDLKSPSSPQVNVPKNWPQLWDGHMCVLKEGPLNRTKITENGKRLRKNWTISHVILTELFLLFFKDSKCFVAMKNGNGRPELCVDLNGALVYPADKVSSRKNVYVISTVLGTQVLFQNECNIQAQSWLYAIQAVISNLPCNFDRCPRSPNTRTKDLLDAEKKNKLNRNKSLKLKAKDGGSMEDLTSNVERQTKIKARLRKFFHRRPTMESLVKKGIWKDENAFGCFLEHVVGTDQPRVPAFVQRCVAAIEISEENLKTDGLYRASGNLSQVQKIRLQVDQNNLSVIDQEEDVHVLTGALKLFFRELKEPLIPYHAFRKAISAGTSHSRKDKLLHFRDITKSLPGPNYDTLKFLLIHLLKVTSYKEFNRMHIPNLAIVFGPTLMWPETESTNMAIDLMQQNMVIEALLADFDNIFK; translated from the exons ATGGATATTTCCGACACAAAGGTTAGGGTTCTCTATGACTTTGAGTACAAGACTAGAGAAAACAAGTGTGTATCAATCAAAGAAGGCGAAAAActacttttattgaaaaaaactaaCGATGATTGGTGGCAAGTTATACGCAGTTCAGGCCAGCCATTTTATGTTCCAGCTACCTTTGTTAAAGAAATTCCACGAGCCCCTAGCAGGCCTAGTTTATCCAAGGGCGAGGAGAAAATTATAGTAGAAAAACCACAAGTGCTAAAACGtactatttttgaaaaacctTTAACTCCGTCCTATGAAAACATTCCTTTAGAAAACACAACTGTTTTAAGTGTCAATGACTTGAATGTTAATGATGTGATAAGTGATATTAAACGAGTTGATATTCAAAATGAGAATAACATATTGTCACCAgtgttaaacagaaaaaataaaactgtagttACAGTTAACCAAGAAAATTCTGGCTATTGTCAggtgaatattaaaaaatgtgataTTAAAGAGCAACTTTCATTACAACTGTCTAGCTCCTTAGAAGAACTGGCTCAAGAAATTGAGCTTAAATCGTTGCCtttgaacaaaaatacattaactTACGAGCCTTCTAAAGTGCAGAACTTGCTAGAAAACATTCGCAAGCCTGCTGTAATATCgattcaaaatctaaaaaccaTTGAAAACCCTGACATAGGTAGTAATGgacaaattcctaaaaataaaCTTTGTTATACTGGTAgctttaaaacaaaacatgaaCGTGATAAATGGGCCAAAAACATAATGaccaatgaaaatattattgaagaaaacaAACCAGATGATGAAGAATCAGTTATGATTAGTGATTCtgttttatcaaaatcaatatCTACACCTGATGCACATAGTACTAGTGCAGATCTCACAGGTGGATCAACGGATAGTCTATTAGATGGTGACTCATTGGGCATTACTGATAGCGATCAAGATTCGTTGAGATTGCATGGATCTAGAAAACGAACATCTTTGGCCAGGAATCGTAGA gtGGATTCTTATTCTAAAAGATATCCAATACGAAATTCTTCACCACCAATTCTAGATGTTACTCCAGGCCATGGTGAACCATTTGAACGTACCTGGTCTTCCCCTAAACACCGTACAGTTGAT GAGGACAAGATAAGTGGACATAGTAGTGCTGGGACAATTAATTCGGGTAGTCAAAGTCAAAGTTCATCTCCATTAGCTGAATTGGATGAAGAATATGAGCCTAATGATAATACTCCACCTCTAAAAACAAAAGTCAAACCTATTAGTGAGACACCTGTGGGATGGATAATGCAAGCTGATCCAACCTCTGGATTACCATGTTTTGTAAATCAGTCAACTGGAGcaaag TGGCTCTCTTCAAAAGATTTTAAAGGTCGATCTTATTACTATGAAGAAAATAGTAAAGAATCATCTTGGACATTGCCTGAGACAAGTAATAGCAATGCATCTAATGCTAGCCCATCGTCTCTTAAAGTAGACTTAGAAGATTCTTCTTCGTCTTTGAAATCAAACAAAAGTAATAGtgaaaaaaatgattcttcagatttaaa gagCCCATCGTCACCTCAAGTAAATGTTCCTAAGAATTGGCCCCAATTATGGGATGGGCatatg TGTGTATTGAAAGAAGGTCCTTTAAATCGAACTAAAATTACTGAAAACGGAAAGAGGCTTCGAAAGAATTGGACGATATCACATGTAATACTTAcggaattatttttacttttcttcAAAGACTCCAAATGTTTTGTAGcaatg aAAAATGGTAATGGACGTCCAGAACTTTGTGTGGATTTGAATGGTGCCCTTGTGTATCCAGCAGACAAGGTATCGAGCCGTAAAAATGTCTACGTTATCAGTACTGTCTTAGGAACTCAGGTATTGTTCCAAAATGAATGTAACATCCAAGCTCAGTCATGGCTCTATGCAATACAAGCAGTTATTTCCAATCTg ccgTGTAACTTTGACAGATGTCCTCGTTCACCAAATACACGCACCAAAGACTTACTTGacgctgaaaaaaaaaacaaactaaatagGAACAAATCCCTTAAAT TAAAAGCAAAAGATGGCGGAAGTATGGAAGATTTGACATCAAATGTAGAACGTCAGACAAAAATAAAAGCCCGTCTACGGAAATTTTTTCATCGAAGACCTACGATGGAATCGCTAGTCAAAAAAGGAATATGGAAAg atgaGAATGCATTTGGGTGTTTCTTGGAACATGTGGTTGGTACAGACCAACCACGCGTTCCAGCTTTTGTACAACGTTGTGTGGCAGCAATTGAGATCAGTGAAGAAAACTTAAAGACCGATGGTCTGTACCGCGCTTCAGGCAATTTATCTCAGGTGCAAAAGATAAGATTACAAGTTGACCAAAATAATCTATCAGTGATTGACCAAGAAGAGGATGTTCATGTTCTAACTGGCGCTCTTAAGCTGTTTTTCAGAGAACTCAAAGAACCTCTTATACCGTATCATGCTTTCCGCAAAGCCATTTCAGCAGGCA CAAGTCATAGTCGCAAAGACAAGTTATTACATTTTCGTGATATCACAAAATCATTACCTGGACCCAATTATGACACACTAAAGTTCTTACTAATACACTTATtgaa AGTAACAAGTTACAAGGAATTCAACCGGATGCACATTCCAAATTTAGCTATTGTTTTTGGACCAACCCTCATGTGGCCAGAAACTGAATCAACAAATATGGCAATTGACCTGATGCAACAAAATATGGTGATAGAAGCACTTTTAGCCGACtttgataatatattcaaataa
- the LOC132952615 gene encoding phenylalanine--tRNA ligase beta subunit, whose product MPTINIKRDLLFEALGTTYTDEEFDNLCISYGLELDEVTSEKQMVSKEQSESKSEGASDDTIYRIDIPANRYDLLCLEGLVDALLVFQNKMELPHYKVIQTKKPLKVLVKSNTKQIRPYVVAAVLRDVTLNAARYASFIDLQDKLHQNICRKRSLVAIGTHNLDTIQGPFTYDALLPEDIKFKALNQTEVHSAAELMDIYSTHAQLKQYLSIIKDSSVYPVITDNNGVVLSMPPIINGYHSRITLETKNIFIECTATDLKKANIVLDTVLCMFSKYCSNKYTAERCEVVYPDGAVKLYPELKYRKETVNRKKVNSYLGISENLDNLSSALSSMCLKSAVLKESDVVVVEVPPTRHDIIHACDLYEDVAIAYGYNNIPKTLPKTTTIGSQLPINSLSDKIRNEIAYCGFNEVLTFSLCSKDDVSTKIRKPFDTQRTVCISNPKTLEFQVARTNILSGLLKTTSANKKMPLPMKLFEVTDVVLKDDTSEVGARNERHVCAIYYGKTPGFEIVHGLMDRIMQMLDVKFSSESGSTYQIKSSNDETYFPGRCAQIIYQGNVIGLMGVLHPEVITAYELTMPCSAFEINLEPFL is encoded by the exons ATGCCGACAATCAATATTAAAAGGGATCTACTTTTCGAGGCGCTCGGAACGACATaca CCGACGAAGAGTTTGACAATTTGTGCATTTCATATGGATTGGAACTCGACGAGGTG ACTTCAGAAAAACAAATGGTCTCCAAAGAACAAAGCGAGTCTAAATCTGAAGGCGCTTCTGATGATACGATTTACAGAATTGACATACCGGCAAACCGTTATGATTTGTTATGTCTTGAAGGATTAGTGGACGCGTTGCTTGTGTTTCAAAATAA gatGGAATTACCCCATTATAAAGTCATTCAgacaaaaaaaccattaaaagtACTTGTTAAATCAAAT acCAAACAAATTCGGCCTTATGTTGTCGCAGCTGTACTGAGAGATGTTACTTTGAATGCAGCAAGATATGCTAGTTTCATAGACTTACAAGACAAACTACATCAGAATATTTGTAGAAAGCGATCACTTGTTGCCATTGGTACTCATAATTTAGATACAATTCAAGGACCGTTCACGTATGATGCTTTGCTGCCAGAAGACATAAAATTCAAAGCATTGAATCAAACGGAAGTTCACAGTGCTGCAGAATTAATGGATATTTAttca ACACATGCTCAATTGAAACAATATTTGAGTATTATTAAAGATAGCAGCGTGTATCCAGTCATTACAGATAATAATGGAGTAGTACTATCGATGCCACCAATTATTAATGGTTATCATTCTAGGATTACTTTAGagaccaaaaatattttcattgagtGTACAGCAAccgatttaaaaaaa gcCAATATTGTTTTGGACACAGTTTTGTGCATGTTCAGTAAATACTGTTCAAATAAGTATACAGCAGAAAGGTGTGAAGTTGTATACCCAGATGGGGCAGTAAAATTGTACCCAGAACTGAAATATCGCAAAGAAACAGTGAATCGGAAGAAAGTGAATTCATATTTAGGGATCAG TGAAAATTTAGACAACCTCTCCTCTGCCTTATCGTCCATGTGTTTGAAATCGGCTGTTTTGAAAGAATCTGATGTGGTTGTTGTCGAAGTGCCTCCGACTAGACATGACATTATCCATGCATGTGACTTGTATGAAGATGTAGCTATTGCTTACGGTTATAACAATATACCCAAAACATTACCGAAAACCACTACGATAGGTTCTCAACTGCCCATCAATTCTCTGTCCGATAAGATTAGGAATGAAATAGCATATTGTGGCTTCAATGAAGTACTAACTTTCTCCTTA tgttcaAAAGATGATGTTTCGACAAAAATCCGGAAACCATTTGATACTCAACGTACTGTATGCATAAGTAACCCAAAAACATTGGAGTTCCAAGTTGCTCGTACTAATATTTTATCTGGACTTTTGAAAACAACGTcagctaataaaaaaatgccTCTACCTATGAAATTGTTTGAAGTAACAGATGTGGTACTTAAAGATGACACCAGTG AAGTGGGGGCTCGTAATGAAAGACATGTGTGCGccatatattatggtaaaaccCCAGGATTTGAAATTGTTCATGGCCTCATGGATCGTATAATGCAAATGTTAGACGTAAAATTTTCTTCTGAAAGTGGCAGTACCTATCAAATTAAATCTTCcaatg acgaGACTTACTTCCCAGGTCGCTGTGcacaaataatttatcaagGGAATGTCATTGGATTAATGGGTGTTTTGCATCCTGAAGTGATAACTGCCTATGAACTAACCATGCCATGTTCTGCATTTGAAATTAATCTTGaaccatttttgtaa
- the LOC132952614 gene encoding mitochondrial disaggregase-like, producing the protein MSIRNVFNRNLNLKYLWVKYLVQRKICRQLSIQSVKYENYPNVRCSNIHVIGDCVLHKNNTTTSVFPSWKWLLAISLLYAGYDSENIFDLINQGSAEELTRFLKDNSKAANKIHLFGWAPLHVAASNNKYEHLAVLLKSGADPNLSDGFSNCINVARKRNINPLDVQSIRENHFMHNFNVNATFQGFTALHYAALLNNIESLKVLMDHGADPNLKSVSGHKPIDLVTDITIYELLTDYESDFELIKKKKEAEIRKNFPLELRLKQKIIGQENAINEVSSAIRRKENGWTDDEHPLVFLFLGSSGIGKTELAKQIASYLHKNNKDGFIRLDMSEYQEKHEVAKMIGSPPGYVGYDDGGYLTKQLAKNPNAVVLFDEVDKAHTDILTILLQLFDEGRITDGKGKTIVCKNAIFVMTSNLASEEIAEHALELRNEQHQNKLIEDSRLSDKKIEKHEEVVTFISKKFKDQIVKPILKKHFKRDEFLGRINEVVYFLPFSEMELKFIVQRELQYWQELALKKHSIQIEWDSAVEHVIIGAYDVNYGARSIKHEVERSVVSQLAKAHEKGLLKKNTVVKIEADITKGDHGNIFLKI; encoded by the exons ATGAGTATCCGAAACGTTTTCAACAGAAATCTAAACTTGAAGTATTTATGGGTTAAATACCTTGTTCAGCGGAAAATATGTCGACAATTAAGTATACAAagtgtaaaatatgaaaattatccAAATGTCCGCTGTTCAAACATACATGTAATTGGAGACTGTGTGCTTCACAAAAACAATACTACTACTTCTGTATTTCCTTCGTGGAAATGGTTGTTAGCGATTTCACTTTTATATGCTGGGTACGATAGTGAAA ATATATTTGACCTGATCAACCAAGGATCAGCAGAAGAATTAACTAG atttttaaaagataattctAAGGCAGCtaataaaattcatttatttggATGGGCTCCGTTACACGTGGCTGCATCGAATAACAAATATGAGCACTTGGcagttttattaaaatctgGAGCAGATCCGAATTTAAGTGAtggtttttcaaattgtataaatgttgCTCGGAAGAGAAACATTAACCCTTTAGAtg ttcAATCAATAAGAGAGAATCATTTTAtgcataattttaatgttaatgcAACATTTCAAGGATTTACTGCTTTACATTATGCagcattattaaataatattgaatcatTAAAAGTTCTAATGGATCATGGAGCTGATCCCAATTTAAAATCAGTCTCTGGCCATAAACCAATAGATTTGGTTACGGACATAACAATTTATGAACTTCTTACTGATTATGAAAGCGAT TTTgaacttatcaaaaaaaaaaaggaagcaGAAATACGAAAAAATTTTCCGTTAGAATTAAgattgaaacaaaaaattattggcCAAGAAAATGCTATTAATGAAGTCTCGTCAG CTATTAGACGTAAAGAAAATGGTTGGACAGATGATGAACATCCATTAGTTTTTTTGTTCCTCGGTTCATCTGGCATTGGCAAAACAGAATTGGCTAAACAGATTGCTAGCTACCTACATAAAAACAACAAAGATGGTTTCATTAGACTTGATATGTCTGAGTACCAAGAAAAACATGAG gttGCCAAAATGATTGGCTCTCCACCCGGTTATGTTGGATATGATGATGGTGGTTACCTTACAAAACAGTTAGCTAAAAATCCAAATGCTGTAGTATTGTTTGATGAAGTTGATAAAGCTCATACAGACATATTGACAATTTTGTTACAACTGTTTGATGAG ggCCGTATAACTGATGGTAAAGGAAAGACGATTGTGTGTAAAAATGCCATATTTGTTATGACATCAAATTTAGCTAGTGAAGAAATTGCAGAGCATGCTTTAGAACTAAGAAATGAGCAACATCAAAATAAACTAATTGAAGATAGTC GGTTATcggataaaaaaattgaaaaacatgaAGAGGTTGTAACATTTATCTCCAAAAAATTCAAAGATCAAATTGtaaaacctattttaaaaaaacactttaaACGAGATGAATTTTTGGGTCGTATTAATGAAGTGGTATACTTCCTTCCATTTTCAGAAATGGAATTGAAATTTATTGTTCAAAGAGAATTGCAATATTGGCAAGAGTTG gcTTTGAAGAAACATAGCATACAAATCGAGTGGGATAGTGCTGTTGAACATGTAATAATTGGTGCATATGATGTAAACTATGGTGCTAGGTCAATTAAACACGAAGTGGAAAGGTCTGTAGTATCTCAACTAGCTAAAGCACATGAAAAAGGATTGCTTAAAAAGAATACTGTAGTAAAAATTGAAGCAGATATTACCAAAGGTGATCACGGAAATATCTTCCTAAAGATTTAA
- the LOC132952616 gene encoding pre-mRNA-splicing regulator female-lethal(2)D-like, which translates to MVEENRTGFGQVDIVDDDNMVRLPRQRIVDMYKNAMSRVRVLEAKANEASICIRCNLVCDKSERTDQDFRKLVIREKCLLRKLTIKEQEIQDYAAQLSAMRNSIQNNSLSSLKCSLQDPAVNLLIQRLRQDLCATKIRLEETQRELNAWKFTPDSNTGKRLMAKCRLLYQENEELGKLVNSGRVAKLEGELALQKNFGEEVKKSQSELDEFLQDLDEDVEGMQSTIYFLQNELQKCKASVQSINNTENKETNPISIVNGIKKDDVTEISPKSKTEIPTQLVKTKPDNKSSKHNKSKDTKQLSDSKSNKLKVKKIRPAIAEGTDQSGQPPKVHKSKHKSDGSKNEDKRKKSEKRPHSKGEVVHKKSKSELPKSTEVETPVEVVNGLPNGS; encoded by the exons ATGGTCGAAGAGAATCGAACAGGTTTTGGGCAAGTGGACATCGTTGATGATGACAATATGGTCCGATTGCCGCGACAGCGTATTGTCGATATGTATAAAAACGCCATGTCGCGCGTTCGCGTTTTAGAAGCAAAGGCGAACGAAG cGTCAATATGTATTAGGTGTAACCTAGTGTGTGACAAGAGTGAGCGAACAGATCAAGATTTTCGCAAATTAGTTATACGAGAGAAATGTTTACTAAGAAAATTGACTATTAAAGAACAAGAAATACAAGATTATGCT GCACAATTGTCAGCCATGCGAAATTCTATTCAAAACAATTCATTATCTTCACTCAAATGTTCATTACAAGATCCAGCTGTAAATCTTCTGATTCAAAGATTACGACAAGACCTATGTGCTACAAAAATTAGACTAGAAGAAACCCAGAGAGAACTGAATGCCTGGAAATTTACACCCGACAG TAATACTGGGAAAAGATTGATGGCAAAATGTCGTTTACTGTATCAGGAAAATGAAGAACTTGGTAAATTAGTAAATAGTGGCCGAGTAGCTAAGCTTGAAGGTGAATTAGCATTGCAGAAAAACTTTGGTGAAGAAGTTAAAAAATCACAATCAG AATTGGATGAATTTTTACAAGACTTAGATGAAGATGTGGAAGGAATGCAGAGTACAATATACTTCTTACAGAATGAACTTCAAAAATGTAAAGCTTCTGTTCAAAGTATTAACAATACTGAAAACAAAGAAACTAATCCAATATCTATTGTTAACGGTATTAAAAAAGATGATGTAACTGAGATATCTCCAAAATCAAAAACTGAAATACCAACTCAATTGGTCAAAACTAAACCTGATAATAAGTCGAGTAAACACAACAAATCAAAAGATACTAAGCAATTAAGTGATAGTAAAAGTAATAAgctcaaagtaaaaaaaatacgaccAGCAATAGCAGAAGGTACAGATCAAAGTGGGCAACCTCCTAAGGTACATAAAAGCAAACACAAATCAGATGGTAGTAAAAATGAAGATAAAAGAAAAAAGTCTGAAAAGAGGCCTCATAGTAAAGGTGAAGTAGTTCATAAAAAGTCAAAAAGTGAGCTTCCCAAAAGTACTGAAGTTGAGACTCCTGTTGAAGTAGTTAATGGACTACCAAATGgttcataa
- the LOC132953051 gene encoding uncharacterized protein LOC132953051, with the protein MVLLLDEDENNDHVASKKCSIWVHDILKKRKIDEEYVTLCKMFQFNVLFLKIENSITKQNTHFRGAIPPKEKLDVCLRFLGTGVSYQTIAFSFRLGHSTVQLIVLEICSAIISKLKDEYLSIPGEEDWKRITKEFWEIWNFPNCIGALDVLLALVDAQYTFLAVDIGAFGKNSDGGILSNSNFEKL; encoded by the exons ATGGTATTATTGCtcgatgaagatgaaaataatgacCACGTGGCgagtaaaaaatgttctatttggGTTCATGACATTttgaagaaaagaaaaattgatgAAGAATATGTGACTTTATGTAAAAT GTTCCAGTTTaatgtactttttttaaaaattgaaaatagtataacaaaacaaaatactcACTTTCGAGGAGCGATACCTCCAAAAGAAAAATTAGACGTTTGcctaag attcttggGAACTGGTGTCTCATACCAAACAATTGCATTTAGCTTTAGACTGGGGCATTCAACAGTGCAATTAATTGTACTCGAAATATGCAGTGcgattatttcaaaattgaaagaCGAATATCTTTCTATTCCTGGAGAAGAAGATTGGAAGCGAATCACCAAAGAATTTTGGGAAATTTGGAACTTCCCAAATTGCATAGGCGCGTTGGATG TATTGCTTGCCCTTGTAGatgcacaatatacatttttagcggTCGATATAGGAGCATTTGGTAAAAATAGTGATGGTGGAATTCtctcaaattcaaattttgaaaagctTTAA